A region from the Longimicrobiaceae bacterium genome encodes:
- a CDS encoding thioredoxin family protein encodes MADLDYEGYWNRGFSWGDYIAREVKENLSLWEGVYRKAAVPGWAVDEARRIGGDWKLLVISEDWCGDASNTVPVMARLAEAVPGVEMRIVKRDENTELMDAYLTGGSRSIPLAVVLDADLRPVGRWGPRPAELQAFVQREKAAATRPVEQIYRDVRQWYARDAGASTLREILAILAAHAV; translated from the coding sequence ATGGCCGATCTTGACTACGAGGGATACTGGAACCGCGGCTTCTCCTGGGGTGACTACATCGCCCGTGAGGTGAAGGAGAACCTGTCGCTGTGGGAGGGCGTGTACCGGAAGGCGGCCGTGCCCGGCTGGGCGGTGGATGAAGCGCGGCGCATCGGCGGCGACTGGAAGCTGCTGGTCATCTCCGAGGACTGGTGCGGCGACGCGTCGAACACGGTGCCCGTCATGGCGCGCCTGGCCGAGGCGGTGCCGGGCGTGGAGATGCGCATCGTGAAGCGCGACGAGAACACGGAGCTGATGGACGCGTACCTCACCGGCGGCTCGCGCTCCATCCCCCTCGCCGTCGTGCTCGACGCGGATCTCCGCCCGGTTGGCCGCTGGGGCCCCCGCCCCGCCGAGCTCCAGGCGTTCGTGCAGCGCGAGAAGGCTGCGGCCACCCGGCCGGTGGAGCAGATCTACCGTGACGTGCGCCAGTGGTACGCCCGCGACGCAGGCGCGTCCACCCTACGCGAGATCCTCGCGATCCTCGCCGCGCACGCCGTCTGA
- a CDS encoding PAS domain S-box protein gives MTLLQGHPDHLAVAFHPHGYCYLWRTDLLWMHAMSDAMIAFSYFFIGLGLLVFVRRGRRDLPFQKIFLAFGTFIVACGATHVIDIWTIWVPAYWIAGMVKLVTAGASVATAAALPMLIPRALQTLRAAKHGERNREELRTAYATLELRNAELREANEALEAEVQERRRAEQEARGLAAIVESSDDAIFGRDLEMRVTSWNAGAERLFGFTAAEVLGARLWDLVPPDQAGETRAYRDRVKAGERIRAFETERFTKSGRRVSVSLTLSPLFDEDERVVGVATIARDITEQKQLAEQLRQSQRLEAVGKLAGGVAHDFNNLLTVIRGNAAFLQADLPEDDPRRPDVGEVIQAADRAAELTRQLLAFSRRQILEPRDLELNDVVLSTDRLLRRLIGKDVEVVTLLDPGGAPARVDPGQMEQVLLNLALNARDAMPDGGRLTISTAAVDVGPGHPDAPVVRPGPYSVIEVSDTGVGMTEEVREQVFEPYFTTKPRGKGTGLGLSMVHGIVQQSGGHIVVDSEPGGGARFRVFFPRLPRPAAPHSPALAAEADRARGGTETVLLVEDEDAVRLLARRTLVRAGYTVAEARNGQEGLRVWTECAGAVDLVVADLEMPLMGGREMVHEILRQRPGVKILYISGYTEESAMRGGERENGSAFVAKPFSPEALAAAVRRQLDARNP, from the coding sequence ATGACGCTCCTGCAAGGGCACCCCGACCACCTCGCGGTCGCGTTCCACCCGCACGGCTACTGCTATCTGTGGCGCACGGACCTGCTGTGGATGCACGCCATGTCCGACGCCATGATCGCGTTCTCGTACTTCTTCATCGGGCTGGGGCTGCTCGTCTTCGTGCGGCGCGGGCGGCGCGACCTGCCGTTCCAGAAGATCTTCCTGGCGTTCGGCACCTTCATCGTGGCCTGCGGGGCCACGCACGTCATCGACATCTGGACCATCTGGGTGCCGGCGTACTGGATCGCCGGGATGGTGAAGCTGGTGACCGCGGGCGCGTCGGTGGCCACCGCGGCGGCGCTGCCCATGCTCATTCCCCGCGCGCTCCAGACGCTGCGCGCGGCCAAGCACGGAGAGCGCAACCGCGAGGAGCTGCGGACGGCGTACGCCACGCTGGAGCTGCGCAACGCGGAGCTGCGCGAAGCCAACGAGGCGCTGGAGGCCGAGGTGCAGGAGCGGCGCCGGGCCGAGCAGGAGGCACGCGGCCTGGCGGCCATCGTCGAGTCGTCGGACGACGCGATCTTCGGGCGTGACCTGGAGATGCGGGTGACGAGCTGGAACGCGGGGGCGGAGCGCCTCTTCGGCTTCACGGCCGCCGAGGTCCTGGGTGCGCGGCTGTGGGACCTGGTGCCGCCGGACCAGGCGGGCGAGACCCGGGCGTACCGCGACCGGGTGAAGGCGGGCGAGCGCATCCGCGCGTTCGAGACGGAGCGGTTCACCAAGTCCGGGCGGCGGGTGAGCGTCTCGCTGACGCTGTCGCCCCTGTTCGACGAGGACGAGCGCGTGGTGGGCGTGGCCACCATCGCCCGCGACATCACCGAGCAGAAGCAGCTCGCGGAGCAGCTGCGGCAGTCGCAGCGGCTGGAGGCGGTGGGCAAGCTGGCGGGCGGCGTGGCGCACGACTTCAACAACCTGCTCACCGTGATCCGCGGCAACGCGGCCTTCCTCCAGGCCGACCTGCCGGAAGACGACCCGCGGCGCCCGGACGTGGGCGAGGTGATCCAGGCGGCCGACCGGGCGGCGGAGCTCACGCGGCAGCTGCTGGCGTTCAGCCGGCGGCAGATCCTGGAGCCGCGCGACCTGGAGCTGAACGACGTGGTTCTCTCCACCGACCGGCTGCTCCGGCGGCTGATCGGGAAGGACGTGGAGGTGGTGACCCTGCTGGACCCCGGTGGCGCCCCGGCGCGGGTGGACCCGGGGCAGATGGAGCAAGTGCTGCTGAACCTGGCGCTCAACGCCCGCGACGCCATGCCCGACGGCGGGCGGCTCACCATCAGCACGGCGGCGGTGGACGTGGGGCCCGGCCACCCGGATGCGCCGGTGGTACGGCCGGGCCCCTACTCCGTGATCGAGGTGTCGGACACGGGCGTGGGCATGACGGAGGAGGTGCGCGAGCAGGTTTTCGAGCCGTACTTCACCACCAAGCCGCGCGGCAAGGGCACGGGCCTGGGGCTATCGATGGTGCACGGGATCGTGCAGCAGAGCGGCGGGCACATCGTGGTGGACAGCGAGCCGGGCGGCGGCGCGCGCTTCCGCGTCTTCTTCCCGCGGCTGCCCCGGCCGGCGGCACCGCACTCCCCCGCCCTGGCGGCGGAGGCGGACCGCGCCCGGGGCGGGACGGAGACGGTGCTGCTGGTGGAGGACGAGGACGCCGTGCGCCTCCTCGCCCGGCGGACGCTGGTGCGGGCCGGGTACACGGTGGCGGAGGCGAGGAACGGCCAGGAGGGGCTGCGGGTGTGGACCGAGTGCGCCGGGGCCGTCGACCTGGTGGTCGCGGACCTGGAGATGCCGCTGATGGGCGGGCGCGAGATGGTGCACGAGATCCTGCGGCAGCGGCCCGGCGTGAAGATCCTGTACATCTCCGGCTACACCGAGGAGAGCGCCATGCGTGGCGGGGAACGCGAGAACGGCTCGGCGTTCGTCGCCAAGCCGTTCTCGCCCGAGGCGCTGGCCGCCGCCGTCCGCCGCCAGCTCGACGCGCGGAACCCGTAG
- a CDS encoding BlaI/MecI/CopY family transcriptional regulator: MPVSPAPSQLSRRERQVMDIVYRRGRASAQEVLADLPDPPTYSAVRAALRLLEEKGLLAHDMDGKRYVYLPTTPPDRARSTALHHLLRTFFNGSPEQVVHALLEDEDIAPDELDRLAALIDQARKEGR, translated from the coding sequence ATGCCAGTCTCGCCAGCTCCGAGCCAGCTCAGCCGCCGCGAACGGCAGGTGATGGACATCGTGTACCGCCGCGGGCGCGCGAGCGCGCAGGAGGTGCTGGCGGACCTGCCGGACCCGCCCACGTACTCCGCCGTGCGCGCCGCCCTGCGCCTGCTGGAGGAGAAGGGCCTGCTGGCGCACGACATGGACGGAAAGCGTTACGTCTACCTCCCCACCACGCCGCCGGACCGGGCGCGCTCCACGGCGCTCCACCACCTGCTGCGCACGTTCTTCAACGGCAGCCCCGAGCAGGTGGTGCACGCGCTGCTGGAAGACGAGGATATCGCCCCGGACGAGCTGGACCGCCTGGCCGCGCTCATCGACCAGGCGCGGAAGGAGGGGCGATGA
- the gwsS gene encoding grasp-with-spasm system SPASM domain peptide maturase, whose protein sequence is MSAPVLRLYAQCVPVRGARRSTICDLQRGTYRLIPNGLFDVLTLHRGKTADEVKAAYAPDEADTIDAYFRFVVENEMGFWTETPERFPDLALSWDAAERITNAVIDVGRSSAHDFASLFRQLDGLGCRHVQVRWFAPVSPGEVDAALAGASRGRQRSVEALVPWSAEWTDDACIALCGGHPRLMTLFVHSAPQARVADGPVHVRIRFRTERVTGQDHCGQVHPMYFTPAIGHFTESQGHNTCLNRKMSVDEHGEIRNCPSMPRSFGNARGTTLEAALMEPGFTDAWKVTKDQVEVCRDCEFRHVCTDCRAFTRDAANPLSKPARCAYDPYTATWPGLGDAPASVGVHAPADASASAHASASAAAAA, encoded by the coding sequence GTGAGCGCCCCGGTCCTGCGCCTGTACGCGCAGTGCGTGCCGGTGCGCGGTGCCCGCCGCAGCACGATCTGCGACCTTCAGCGCGGGACGTACCGCCTCATCCCCAACGGGCTGTTCGACGTGCTCACGCTGCACCGCGGGAAGACGGCGGACGAGGTGAAGGCGGCGTACGCGCCGGACGAGGCGGACACCATAGACGCGTACTTCCGCTTCGTGGTGGAGAACGAGATGGGGTTCTGGACCGAGACGCCGGAGCGATTTCCCGATCTCGCCCTGTCGTGGGACGCCGCGGAGCGCATCACCAACGCGGTGATCGACGTGGGCCGCTCGTCGGCGCACGACTTCGCGTCGCTCTTCCGCCAGCTCGACGGGCTGGGGTGCAGGCACGTGCAGGTGCGGTGGTTCGCCCCGGTCTCGCCGGGCGAGGTGGATGCGGCCCTGGCCGGGGCGTCGCGCGGGCGGCAGCGCTCGGTGGAGGCGCTGGTGCCGTGGAGCGCCGAGTGGACGGACGATGCGTGCATCGCGCTCTGCGGCGGGCATCCCCGGCTGATGACGCTGTTCGTGCACTCGGCGCCCCAGGCGCGCGTGGCGGACGGGCCGGTGCACGTGCGCATCCGCTTCCGCACCGAGCGGGTGACGGGGCAGGACCACTGCGGGCAGGTGCATCCCATGTACTTCACGCCCGCCATCGGCCACTTCACCGAGTCGCAGGGCCACAACACCTGCCTCAACCGGAAGATGTCGGTAGACGAGCACGGCGAGATCCGCAACTGCCCGTCTATGCCGCGCTCGTTCGGCAATGCGCGCGGCACCACGCTGGAAGCCGCGCTGATGGAGCCCGGCTTCACCGACGCCTGGAAGGTCACGAAGGACCAGGTGGAGGTGTGCCGCGACTGCGAGTTCCGCCACGTCTGCACCGACTGCCGCGCCTTCACCCGCGACGCCGCGAACCCGCTGTCGAAGCCCGCCCGCTGCGCGTACGACCCGTACACCGCCACGTGGCCGGGGCTGGGAGACGCGCCCGCTTCCGTCGGCGTGCACGCCCCGGCCGACGCATCCGCATCTGCCCACGCATCCGCCTCCGCCGCGGCCGCCGCATGA
- a CDS encoding peptidase domain-containing ABC transporter, protein MSAGVAERVRARMPFPAYRQLDSMDCGPTCLRMVARHHGRTCSLEELRERCALTRQGVSMLGIAYAAESIGFRTLSVKTAWEQLAGEAPLPCIAHWGQDHFVVVHRVRRGRVHVADPAQGRRVIGRDEWMRGWAGIHEDGRRMGALLLLEPTPAFYAARDGEAEPGRARERPALLRPYLRGHGRLFAQVGLGMLLGSGISLVIPLLAQALVDRGIGDRDVGFVWMLLMAQVALVVGRTAMELIRGRILFHVGSRVFLSLTSDFLLKLLRLPLSFFDTRNAGDILQRVNDHQRIQQFLTGTTLNVVFSLVTFAVFSAVLGIYSPLVLGVFLAGSAVHAAYVLLFLRPRRELDHLRFSEMARSQGALVELVGAMPEVKLANAEQQKRWAWERIQARVFRFNLRGLALDQAQEGGAVLVNELKNAAVLFLSASLVVDGKLTLGMLLSVQYILGQLSLPLMQLVGFAHAAQDARISLQRLAQVHEREDEEDPDAVLSALPADGTLELRGVSFTYGGPLAEPVLRGVDLVIPQGKVTAIVGASGSGKTTLLKLLVKFHEPTAGQITVGGTRLRAVSNRLWRDRCGVVMQEGQLFSDSVAGNVAAGCDAPQTERVLHAVRVANVHGFVEALPLAYNTRVGREGLGMSQGQKQRLLIARAVYKDPAYLFFDEATSALDAENERTIMENLEEFFQGRTVVVIAHRLSTVKNADQIVVLDAGRVVERGTHAELTALCGAYWRLVKNQLELGS, encoded by the coding sequence ATGAGCGCGGGGGTGGCGGAGCGGGTGCGGGCGCGGATGCCGTTCCCGGCGTACCGGCAGCTCGACAGCATGGACTGCGGGCCCACCTGCCTGCGCATGGTCGCCCGCCACCACGGGCGCACCTGCTCGCTGGAGGAGCTGCGGGAGCGGTGCGCGCTCACCCGGCAAGGCGTGTCGATGCTGGGGATCGCCTACGCGGCGGAGAGCATCGGCTTCCGGACGCTGAGCGTGAAGACCGCGTGGGAGCAGCTCGCGGGCGAGGCGCCGCTGCCGTGCATCGCCCACTGGGGGCAGGACCACTTCGTCGTGGTGCACCGCGTTCGCCGCGGTCGAGTGCACGTGGCCGACCCGGCGCAGGGCCGCCGCGTGATCGGCCGCGACGAGTGGATGCGCGGCTGGGCCGGCATCCACGAAGACGGCCGCCGCATGGGCGCGCTCCTGCTGCTGGAGCCCACCCCCGCGTTCTACGCCGCGCGCGACGGCGAGGCGGAGCCGGGCCGGGCACGCGAGCGGCCGGCGCTGCTGCGGCCGTACCTGCGCGGCCACGGGCGCCTGTTCGCGCAGGTCGGGCTGGGCATGCTGCTCGGCAGCGGCATCTCTCTCGTCATCCCCCTGCTGGCCCAGGCGCTGGTGGACCGCGGGATCGGCGACCGCGACGTGGGGTTCGTGTGGATGCTGCTGATGGCGCAGGTGGCGCTCGTCGTGGGCCGCACCGCCATGGAGCTCATCCGCGGGCGCATCCTCTTCCACGTGGGCAGCCGCGTCTTCCTGTCGCTCACGTCGGACTTCCTGCTCAAGCTGCTGCGCCTGCCGCTGTCGTTCTTCGACACGCGCAACGCGGGCGACATCCTGCAACGCGTCAACGACCACCAGCGCATCCAGCAGTTCCTCACCGGCACCACGCTCAACGTGGTCTTCTCGCTCGTGACCTTCGCCGTCTTCTCCGCGGTGCTGGGCATCTACAGCCCGCTGGTGCTGGGCGTGTTCCTGGCCGGCAGCGCGGTGCACGCGGCGTACGTGCTGCTCTTCCTGCGCCCGCGGCGCGAGCTGGACCACCTGCGCTTCTCGGAGATGGCCCGCAGCCAGGGCGCGCTGGTGGAGCTGGTGGGCGCCATGCCCGAGGTGAAGCTCGCCAACGCCGAGCAGCAGAAGCGCTGGGCGTGGGAGCGCATCCAGGCGCGCGTCTTCCGCTTCAACCTGCGCGGGCTGGCGCTGGACCAGGCGCAGGAGGGCGGCGCCGTGCTCGTCAACGAGCTGAAGAACGCCGCCGTGCTCTTCCTCTCCGCCAGCCTGGTGGTGGACGGCAAGCTGACGCTGGGGATGCTGCTCTCGGTGCAGTACATCCTGGGCCAGCTCAGCCTTCCGCTCATGCAGCTCGTGGGCTTCGCGCACGCGGCGCAGGACGCGCGCATCAGCTTGCAGCGCCTGGCGCAGGTGCACGAGCGCGAGGACGAGGAAGACCCGGACGCCGTGCTTTCCGCCCTGCCGGCCGACGGCACGCTGGAGCTGCGCGGCGTCTCGTTCACCTATGGCGGCCCGCTGGCCGAGCCGGTGCTGCGCGGCGTGGATCTCGTGATCCCGCAGGGCAAGGTGACGGCCATCGTGGGGGCCAGCGGCAGCGGCAAGACGACGCTGCTGAAGCTGCTGGTCAAGTTCCACGAGCCCACCGCGGGGCAGATCACGGTGGGCGGCACGCGGCTGCGCGCCGTGTCCAACCGGCTGTGGCGGGACCGCTGCGGAGTGGTGATGCAGGAAGGGCAGCTCTTCTCCGACAGCGTGGCGGGCAACGTGGCCGCGGGCTGCGACGCGCCGCAGACGGAGCGGGTGCTGCACGCCGTGCGCGTGGCCAACGTGCACGGGTTCGTGGAGGCGCTGCCGCTGGCGTACAACACCCGCGTGGGCCGCGAGGGGCTGGGGATGAGCCAGGGGCAGAAGCAGCGCCTGCTCATCGCCCGCGCCGTGTACAAGGACCCCGCGTACCTGTTCTTCGACGAGGCGACGAGCGCGCTGGACGCGGAGAACGAGCGCACCATCATGGAGAACCTGGAGGAGTTCTTCCAAGGCCGGACGGTGGTGGTGATCGCGCACCGGCTGAGCACGGTGAAGAACGCGGACCAGATCGTGGTGCTCGACGCCGGCCGCGTCGTGGAGCGCGGCACCCACGCGGAGCTCACCGCGCTGTGCGGGGCGTACTGGCGGCTGGTGAAGAACCAGCTGGAGCTGGGATCGTGA
- a CDS encoding HlyD family efflux transporter periplasmic adaptor subunit translates to MTPPPVAPAATVTPHPVGPAPGPSPEGGIALAPGLAVPGTPPPAAGRGFQLRSDEVEEVIGYVPGRLVRWGTGAASLVAAGMCVLAFVVHYPEVVHGRATVTTPDPPVRVVAPAGGEVQRLAVSDGDAVPADAYLAVLRSAADYRDVARVQAALDAMQPAVSGGAVPDGVSLPLNPVLGDAQSAYTALTQAAAAYRAFAGDGLYAARAAALDREANGYRAMRSALAARVRLLESGRALGLRERDRGRTLAAARVLSPADAERAEAEYVQTAQALEAGRGEAAANEVRIAQAERAALELRQARADEDVRLRLAVRAAYDGLRQALRAWEQRYVLRAPVAGRVSFFRPLQAGRYLAAAEPVLAVVPGGRRPAATVVLSAADAGRVRAGQRVVLRFDAYPADTYGTVEGRVERISLVPDRLDGGEDHAPAYLVSVSLPRGLAASGGRALDFRQEMQARADIVTGDLRVADRLLARLRPTSARGN, encoded by the coding sequence GTGACGCCGCCTCCCGTTGCGCCCGCCGCGACCGTGACGCCGCACCCCGTGGGCCCGGCGCCCGGTCCGTCGCCGGAGGGCGGGATCGCGCTCGCGCCGGGGCTGGCGGTTCCCGGCACGCCGCCGCCCGCTGCCGGACGGGGCTTCCAGCTGCGGAGCGACGAGGTCGAGGAGGTGATCGGCTACGTGCCCGGGCGGCTCGTCAGATGGGGGACGGGCGCCGCGTCGCTCGTGGCCGCGGGAATGTGCGTGCTCGCCTTCGTGGTGCATTACCCGGAGGTGGTGCACGGCCGCGCGACCGTGACCACGCCCGACCCGCCGGTCCGCGTGGTCGCCCCCGCCGGCGGAGAGGTGCAGCGCCTGGCCGTGAGCGACGGCGATGCGGTGCCGGCGGATGCCTACCTCGCCGTCCTCCGCAGCGCGGCGGACTACCGCGACGTCGCCCGCGTGCAGGCGGCGCTGGACGCGATGCAGCCGGCGGTCTCGGGCGGCGCGGTCCCGGACGGCGTGAGCCTCCCGCTGAATCCGGTGCTGGGAGATGCGCAGTCCGCGTACACCGCGCTCACGCAGGCCGCCGCCGCCTACCGCGCGTTCGCGGGAGACGGGCTGTACGCCGCCCGCGCGGCGGCGCTGGACCGGGAGGCGAACGGCTACCGGGCGATGCGGTCGGCGCTCGCGGCGCGCGTGCGTCTGCTGGAGAGCGGCCGGGCGCTGGGCCTGCGCGAGCGCGACCGCGGCCGCACGCTGGCCGCCGCCCGCGTGCTCTCGCCCGCAGACGCGGAGCGCGCCGAGGCGGAGTACGTCCAGACGGCGCAGGCGCTGGAGGCCGGCCGCGGGGAGGCGGCGGCCAACGAGGTCCGGATCGCCCAGGCCGAGCGCGCCGCGCTGGAGCTTCGCCAGGCCCGCGCGGACGAGGACGTGCGCCTGCGCCTCGCCGTCCGCGCCGCGTACGACGGGCTGCGCCAGGCCCTGCGCGCATGGGAGCAGCGATACGTGCTGCGGGCGCCCGTGGCCGGCCGCGTCTCGTTCTTCCGCCCGCTCCAGGCCGGCCGCTACCTCGCGGCGGCCGAGCCGGTGCTGGCCGTGGTCCCCGGCGGCCGCCGCCCCGCCGCCACCGTCGTCCTCTCCGCCGCCGATGCCGGCCGGGTGCGCGCGGGGCAGCGCGTGGTGCTGCGCTTCGACGCCTATCCCGCGGACACGTACGGCACCGTGGAAGGCCGCGTGGAACGCATCTCCCTCGTCCCCGACCGGCTGGACGGCGGGGAGGACCACGCCCCGGCCTACCTCGTCTCCGTCTCGCTGCCGCGCGGGCTGGCGGCCTCCGGCGGGCGCGCGCTGGACTTCCGCCAGGAGATGCAGGCCCGCGCCGACATCGTCACCGGCGACCTCCGCGTCGCCGACCGCCTCCTCGCCCGCCTCCGCCCCACGTCCGCCCGCGGGAACTGA
- a CDS encoding M56 family metallopeptidase, whose protein sequence is MIAFPAADVLTPALAELAAKGALLLALGGLAAAALRRASAASRHVAWAAAISATLALPALSAVVPAARIVRIPAAAALAPNAAAGREMKTVVMLVDRHEADGATGCGSTRSRSDLVLACEQPVEVPWSVVVLLVWGAGCAAVFAWLAGGAWALRQMRRRAVAVTDDAWLALSADVARRLGVRRKVTLLRLDDAAVPMTWGTLRPVLLLPGGCDAWCAERRRVVLAHELAHVRRRDVLTRWMAHAVVALHWFDPLAWMAARALAEESERACDDAVLALGTRPSAYAAHLLDVARALAGRRAPVAALAMARRARISARVDAILAVRRRAHPGRRTPSLALAASLAAAVPVAALKPADVRAASRISRPSALLPHPPGPAGPATAAHPPRADRSARSDDYGLASEAASRSSNPPSAGSASSIPASTIIPASTLPARSSDATSSRTDGVPADGAAPLAGGQGSVSSSAPAPPPEAAAPVAKPVAPGQEWEDFRSGGWVSTSDGTRRLVDARGVLLAPGRGEVAALRPGGWLDVRETVGSTTRSLVALPAPDGQPRYVYRVNGTAAEFGPAARAWLANVLRNR, encoded by the coding sequence ATGATCGCGTTTCCGGCCGCGGACGTGCTGACGCCCGCCCTCGCGGAGCTCGCCGCGAAAGGCGCGCTGCTCCTCGCCCTTGGCGGCCTCGCGGCGGCGGCGCTTCGCCGTGCGTCTGCCGCGTCGCGGCACGTGGCCTGGGCGGCGGCCATCTCGGCCACGCTCGCGCTGCCCGCCCTCTCCGCCGTCGTCCCCGCCGCACGCATCGTCCGCATCCCCGCCGCCGCCGCGCTTGCACCGAATGCGGCTGCAGGGCGTGAGATGAAGACCGTCGTGATGCTGGTGGACAGGCACGAGGCGGACGGGGCGACAGGGTGCGGCTCGACGCGGTCCAGATCGGACCTCGTCCTCGCCTGCGAGCAGCCGGTGGAGGTGCCGTGGAGCGTCGTCGTGCTACTGGTGTGGGGAGCGGGATGCGCGGCGGTATTCGCCTGGCTGGCCGGGGGAGCGTGGGCGCTCCGGCAGATGCGACGGCGGGCGGTGGCGGTGACGGACGATGCATGGTTGGCGCTGTCGGCCGACGTGGCGCGGCGGCTCGGCGTGCGGCGGAAGGTGACGCTGCTTCGGCTCGATGACGCGGCAGTGCCGATGACGTGGGGCACGCTCCGGCCCGTCCTCCTCCTCCCCGGCGGGTGCGACGCGTGGTGCGCCGAGCGGCGGCGCGTGGTGCTGGCGCACGAGCTCGCCCACGTCCGCCGCCGCGACGTGCTGACGCGGTGGATGGCGCACGCGGTGGTGGCGCTGCACTGGTTCGACCCGCTGGCGTGGATGGCCGCGCGCGCCCTGGCGGAAGAGAGCGAGCGCGCCTGCGACGACGCGGTGCTCGCGCTGGGCACGCGGCCGTCCGCATACGCCGCGCACCTGCTGGACGTGGCCCGCGCGCTCGCCGGCCGCCGCGCCCCCGTCGCCGCGCTCGCCATGGCCCGTCGTGCCCGCATCTCCGCCCGCGTCGACGCAATCCTCGCCGTCCGCCGCCGCGCGCACCCCGGACGGCGGACGCCTTCGCTGGCGCTGGCGGCGAGCCTCGCCGCGGCCGTCCCCGTCGCTGCGCTGAAGCCGGCGGACGTGCGCGCCGCTTCCCGCATCTCCCGCCCGTCTGCCCTTCTCCCGCACCCGCCGGGACCTGCCGGGCCCGCGACCGCCGCGCACCCGCCGAGGGCCGACCGTAGCGCGCGATCGGACGACTACGGTTTGGCGTCAGAGGCCGCATCTCGATCGTCCAACCCGCCGTCGGCCGGATCCGCGTCGTCTATCCCGGCATCGACCATTATCCCGGCATCGACCCTCCCGGCGCGATCATCCGACGCGACGTCCAGCCGGACGGACGGCGTGCCGGCGGACGGAGCGGCGCCGTTGGCGGGCGGGCAGGGAAGCGTGTCGTCCTCTGCGCCCGCGCCGCCGCCGGAAGCCGCTGCGCCGGTCGCGAAGCCAGTGGCGCCGGGGCAAGAATGGGAGGATTTCAGGTCCGGCGGTTGGGTGAGCACCTCGGACGGGACGCGAAGGCTGGTGGACGCGCGCGGAGTGCTGCTGGCGCCGGGGCGCGGAGAGGTGGCAGCCCTTCGCCCGGGAGGATGGCTGGACGTGCGTGAGACGGTCGGCTCCACCACGCGCAGCCTGGTCGCGCTGCCCGCTCCGGACGGCCAGCCGCGCTACGTGTACCGCGTGAACGGCACCGCGGCGGAGTTCGGCCCGGCGGCCCGAGCGTGGCTCGCGAACGTGCTGCGCAACCGGTGA
- the gwsG gene encoding grasp-with-spasm system ATP-grasp peptide maturase yields MIVLLSQQDYEHSTEDVLDWIAALGGHAVRLNGEDVNEDDPFVLECTADGVRGELSLGGVPVRTGEAAAVWLRRTHALHNVEFAAGVEPPSAGRMLRGYLLTELRATHRALHAALAGTPWLTRPWQTDVDKLHTLTLAARAGLEVPATIVTNDRARLAEFKARHGRVITKSVGNAVSFALEDGRYPLYTAELSDEDVAAAPERFFPSLVQEMAEKAFEVRCFYLDGRCWSMAIFSQLDAQTAVDFRRYNDERPNRTVPYLLPPEVESAVCSLMRSIPLDTGSLDLVCTPEGRHVFLEVNPVGQFGMVSAPCNYFLEREVARSLISRASS; encoded by the coding sequence ATGATCGTGCTTCTCAGCCAGCAGGACTACGAGCACTCCACCGAGGACGTGCTGGACTGGATCGCTGCACTGGGCGGCCACGCGGTGCGGCTGAACGGCGAGGACGTGAACGAGGACGACCCGTTCGTGCTGGAGTGCACGGCCGACGGTGTGCGGGGCGAGCTCTCGCTGGGCGGCGTGCCCGTGCGCACGGGCGAGGCGGCGGCGGTCTGGCTGCGGCGAACGCACGCGCTGCACAACGTGGAGTTCGCGGCCGGGGTGGAGCCCCCGTCCGCAGGGCGGATGCTGCGCGGCTACCTGCTGACGGAGCTGCGCGCCACGCACCGGGCGCTGCACGCCGCGCTGGCGGGCACGCCCTGGCTCACCCGTCCGTGGCAGACCGACGTGGACAAGCTGCACACGCTCACGCTGGCCGCGCGCGCCGGGCTGGAGGTGCCCGCCACCATCGTCACCAACGACCGCGCCCGGCTGGCCGAGTTCAAGGCGCGCCATGGCCGCGTGATCACGAAGAGCGTGGGCAACGCCGTGTCGTTCGCGCTGGAGGACGGACGATACCCGCTGTACACGGCGGAGCTTTCGGACGAGGACGTGGCGGCGGCGCCCGAGCGCTTCTTCCCGTCGCTCGTGCAGGAGATGGCGGAGAAGGCCTTCGAGGTGCGCTGCTTCTACCTGGACGGGCGATGCTGGAGCATGGCGATCTTCTCGCAGCTCGATGCGCAGACGGCGGTGGACTTCCGGCGCTACAACGACGAGCGGCCCAACCGCACCGTGCCGTACCTGCTGCCGCCCGAGGTGGAATCGGCCGTGTGCTCGCTGATGCGGTCCATCCCGCTCGACACGGGCTCGCTGGACCTGGTGTGCACGCCGGAGGGCCGCCACGTCTTCCTGGAGGTCAACCCGGTCGGCCAGTTCGGGATGGTGTCTGCCCCCTGCAACTACTTCCTGGAGCGCGAGGTCGCCCGCTCCCTCATCTCCCGCGCATCGTCATGA